AGTTGGTATCAAGAAATTTGGAGCAAGATTAAATTACATCTATATAAGTTTGGATATGAAGTCGATATTATGAGAATCAAAGATGATGGGACTTGGGTGTTGGATGGTTATCTGGTGGTACTGATTGAAATTCCAGAGATGGGTTTCCAATTTGGTGCAACCGTTTTATGGGTTATGAGTTATTCATTGTGTTTATGTGTATAATTCCTATTAAGTTCTTAACTACAGCAGCTATAGAGTTGTGGATTCAGCAGTTGGTGAATTATGTGGGTTTTCTGAGCCAATGAGTCCGTCTTCAGAGCATAAAACAGTTAAAATGTTGATAAAGATAAATGTCACATGATCGATTCCAAGGAGGGTGTTGGTGATGTCTCAagaagaagaagcatgggtcTCAGTCAACTATAATGTTATGACATAGAGGATTGTGAGCTATGTAGAGTATTTGACCATAGAGCTGAACCTTGTGTTGAAGGTCAGGTGATATTTATGAATGATACTCCGACTGGTAGTGAAGATATAGCTAAAGTATTGATGGATATTGGACATGTGGGTCATAGTGGCCATGTATGCATGAGAAAGCATGAGGTAAACAAAGCAACAATCACAGCACTGGAATTATAAGAGGCTAAGGGTTCGATAGAAGGAATAAAAAAGGAGTTTTTGGATGTCGGAAATGACGTAGGTGGAGAAGAGAATATCATAGTTGTTGAGGAAAAGAGTTCAAGAGAACTCAATCTGGTTGATGATCATATTATAAGGTAAGATAACAGAAAAAATGGAGGATAAGAGAATGGAAGATGAGAGGAACAAAATAAAAGGGAAAGCAAAAGTTGGTAAAGCTTCAGTGGGAGTTATGGTATTTTCTCCTTCAAAGGATGAAATTTCAGTAAGGACTTTAGTGATAAGGGAATGTGGTAAAAAATGGACTTGGAGCAGGCGGTCAAACGTATTGATGAGGAAAAAGAATATCAATTAAAAGCGGGTACTCTTTTagatttctatattaatattgtGAAACCCgaaagaaagaataagaagtACAAAAGGAAGGCAGTTGTGGTTGATGAGAATGCTAAGAAAACTAAGGTGGATCAGAGTTCTGCGATTTCAGGTGAGATCAATTTAGGGAAAAACTTTTGCAAAAATGAATATATTTCCTCTTCCAATTATGATAGTGTTGTTTGTAACATTTCTCATTCGATTTTTAATATGCTTTTTCCTACTCCTTCTTCGTGTTGCTCTGGTGAAGGTGATACCAATATTATTTTGGATAATCCTCAAATGATTAGCATTCCTGTTCAGCTCCATGATGACCCTTTTGATATGTTTCATGACTACATCATTGGTATGCCTGCTAGTCCATGCCTGAACCAAGCTGCTGGAATCAGTAACGAGATATTTCTCTCTGGCCATACAAACAATCATATACACTCCAAGAGTAATCTTGACTTTGTTAATGTCAAATGCACAAACAATAGCATGAGTGATAAAAATGATATTGAATGCAAGCATGGTTTAAGTTACTGGATATTTGTTAAAATTGGGCATATGAAGTATGCTTTTGGTAGAATTCTGATTGGTAAAGAGGTGATCATGCATGAGTGTAAGTATAGAGGAACACATGTTTATCTAATTGACATTGATGTGTTACATATGCATAGTTATATCTGGTATAAGGAATGTATTCAATTTGGAAGCATGGAAATTATGTCATGGAAGGGTGTGAGAAAAATTATGCAAGGGATCACTTTAAAGCTTTTGTAAAGTCTATTCAACCAGATGTAATATTTCTTAGTGAAACTACACAAACTATACCTAAAGTATAAAGTTTGTTCAGATTAATCAAATAGGAAAAATACAGGTCATGGATACGTTAGGTAAATCAGGAGGAGTTGCTTTAGCTTGGTTGGAAACGGTAAAAATATATGTCATTCAGGTGTCAAGTTTCTTCATCAATGTTTTCATAACTGGTCAGATTACTAGAAAGGATTGGATTCTTAGTTGTCTTTATGGAAAccctcacaacaagaaaataactTGGGATTTCCTAACTCGGATGACTTCAGGTACCACACTTCTGTGGATGGTAATTAGAGATCTAAACTTCACTTTGAATAAGGAAGGATCTAGGGGAGCTTGTAGAATAAACAGATTAGATATAGAGAAATCAGTTGATGCATTTAATCAGGCAAGGCTAGTAAATGTGGGGTTCTATGATTATCCTTTTACATGGTAGAATCACAGAAATAATATTAAGCTAATAAAGATTGGTTGGATTTATTTCCATATGCTAAGGTGGTTCATCTAAGTTCTATTTCTTCTGATCATATTCCAATTATTCAAAGCACTAAGCAGGTTATGAATGATGTGGCTAAGCCGTTTAAGTTTTGGTACTTGGTTAGAAAATGAGTCTTGTATTGATGTCATAAATGATTCCTGGTTAACTCATTATGATGTCTCTCCAGCCTTTAAAGTAGGTTAAAAAATCTTTGTTGCTAAGAAAAAAATAAGTATGTGGAATAAAACCCAGTATGGTAACATCAACTTAAAACTGGAACAAGCCAAAAAATGATCTAGATAGTGCTAGTAATAATCAAATTTTATCCGATAAAtctgaaaatttaaaaaatcTGCGCCTTCAGGTGGAAACATGGTATGCTTTAAATGAGTCTTTCTTGAAAATTAAAAGTGGTGACAAAATGTTGAATTTAGGTGACAAAAACTCCGGTTATTTCCATGGTCCAGTAAGAACCAGAATAATCAGAAACTCTATTTGTGCTCTAAAAGATGACAACAACTTATGGGTGGAAGGTAGAGTTAAAATGAATGAAGTCCTTTACAAGCACTTCTCTAGTATGGCTTCTACTTCTAATCTAGTAGTTGATGATGACCTAATGTCTAATATCCCCTGCACGGTGTCTTATGAGGATAATAGTACCCTTATGGAAACACCAGGATTTgatgaaattaggaatattgtgttTGATATGGCTCCTAACTCCTCTCCTGGACCGGATGGGTTTCCAGCGATCTTTTTTCAAAAAAACTGGGATTTAGTTTCCTGGATATTGTAAATATGGTTCAAAGATTGTTCACTTCCGATTTTCTACTCAAAGAATTAAACAACATTTTTATATCTCTTATCCCTAAAACCAAAATTCCTGATGAAGCTTCTCACTTCGGACCGATAAGTTTTGTGTAATATGACGTATAAAATAATATCTAAATTGCTTTCTAATCGCATGAAACCTTTGTTGGATAAAATACCATGGTATTAAAATTACCAAGAATGTTCCTCCTATCAATCATCTGTTATTCACATATGATTGCCTAATTTTTGGCAATCTGACTTTAGTTGAGAGCAAAAAAATTCTTAATATTTTTACTAAATTCTGTAAAGGTTCTGGGCAACTTATTAATTTCCAGAAAACTGGAATTTTTTCAGTAGTAAAGTTCCCAATAAGTTTCAAAGGATCATGATAAAAATTCtaaaagtttaaaaattaaaaatgaatgatAAATACCTTGGTTTCCGTTGTTTACAAATACTTCTAAAATTGTCTGTTTTGAACCAATTATGGAAAAAATAGCTAGTAGATTGAAAGGATGGAAATGTATAAATTTATCTGCTGCATGTAGAGGTGTTttagataaaaatgtgattgaaACGATTCCTAATTACCAAATGAACTGTTTTCGGATTCTAAAATacacttttaaaaaaaaatcgtctTTTCAGCGTGATTTTTTCTGGGGTAAAAAGGATGGTAAATCTAAAGGGTTGTACCTAAAAGGTTGGCAtcctatttttaaaaccaaattggaAAGGGGCTTAGGGTTGAGAAACATTGGGATAATGAATGAAGCTATGACAACTAGGATAGGGTGGAGACTGGTGTCTTACCCTGAGTCTATGTGGGTTATCATATTTAAACTTAAATATCTTCCAAATGCTGACATTCTTGATTATAATTTCAAAACAAAAGTTATTGATTCCTGGTTGTGGAAAGGAATAGCGAAAATCTTAGGAAATATAGTTTTTGGGAAGTTAACAATGGAAAGGATATTAATATCCGAATGCATAAGTGGCTTCCAGGAGAAGACAATACTGCTCAAAATCTGGATTCCTTTGGGGATCAAGGTTTAGTTAAAGTTTGTGACCCCTTCAATGAATTTGCTACCGACTAGGATGTTAATAAGATTAAAATatgttttgatgatgaaaatatacaaaaaatattaaaaatcatAATTAACGTTGACAAAAAGGACAAACTCAGACGGACAAACTCAGAACGTTTTGGAGCAAACGTAGGAACTTGATGCCCTGCTCCTCTTATCGTCACAAACGTTAAATCCCTCATAGTCCAACCGCCAATCTACAAAAGCAATTTATTAGTGAATTAATAATGGATATTATTAACAAATAATTAAGGATAATCAACCGTGGGGGTGTAGCTCATTTGGTAGAGCGCTCGCTTCGCATGCGAGAGGCACGGGGTTCGATTCCCCGCACCTCCACAGTATTTTTtatttgcctttttttttttttggtacaagAATTTTCGTGACTGTCTTTCTTTTTAGTTATGCATTTCATGACTTTTGTTATCCAGGCTAGTTTGGGGCCTATGGACAAAAAGTTACCTGCTTGTGGTTGTACCAAGGAGACCAATCTTGAGTTATATTGAGAGCAAGTTTGTTTAGTGTATATCTCATTGAAGTCACTGGAACTCTTCTGTCTGGGACAAAGGCAGAGGTAAAATTTCCGGTTGAGAGACGAAGATTAAGGTTTTTCTTTTTACCTGTAAACCCATACACGAAGACCATCATCGATGAGACATTGTGAAATTCACCTTTATTCCAAGTGTAGTTATTGAACTTTAACTCAGAACCTTTAGTTACAAGGAACGGACCAAGTTCTTGTGCCTCTCCAAACCCAACTGAAGAACAACCTGGCCCTTTTTCAAAGAAACACATGAAATATCTAGCAATATAAATGAAACTATCTTCACAATCAGCTTACAGGGACGTTTCCGATTGATTTTCACACTCTAATTGCTCAACGTTTATCTTCATGCATACACGACCTTAGTCAAACAAGACTGACTCTCTGGTAAATATTCGACTTGTATTTTGTGCTATATCAAAATTCATCATTTCAATTATTTACATCGACCTGAAAAtactagaaaaaaaataaatatagggAAAGATTATGTACCTCCATTGAGCCAGAGTACTAGAGGTTTGGACTTTTGGTTGCTTCAAAGAACCAGTAAAAGAGAGCCTTTTCGTAAACTTCATCAACCGTAACATATCCAGCATACTGCTTAAAATCTACTGGGGGTTGTCCGGGAATTTTACAGACAAGATCAGCGAGTCTTTGTTTCAGGGTCTTGTCCTTGGGACACTACCGCGAAAATGATGTAAAAGAAGAGTAAGCAAACTAAATGTGCCGAGAGACCCATTTAGTTGTAGCTATTATTGATTGGATATGAAATGCTGAATCTATTGTCTATGTATATATATAGAAGGACCGAGGGCACATAAGTTGTTTCTAAACAAAAGAAGGTGAGAAAAGCAAGAGGGTGTTTAGATGGTTctatatttatttattcttgattGAAAAAAGTCAGAACTAAGTGATCATCGTTATAACCTGGTTATCATGTTGTAATCACCGAAAGAAAATTGAAAATCCAAATTGGAATGATTCTATTAACACCTTATTTGAAAGCAAAAGAAATCCTAAGAGAGCCATTTGGATGCAATCAGTGCTACTTGAAGTTTGGATCCAAAATGAATAGAAAGTCTTTTGTGTTCATTGCAGACAGTTGAGAAGCATGCTTCCAAATGCCATGCATATATAATACTGCTAAGCTTTATCTTATACTACTAACTTCTTGCATCTTGTATTATTAAAGATGAACTGGCGCAACCGAAGCTTTGGATTTGGATCATgaataaacaaacaaacaaaagtaatgtacaaaaaacaaaaggaaccacaaacttgataataaggTTAGAAAAATATGAAGCATCCAAGCCATTCTTATCATGAGATACCGTATTTACCTCTTTTGACCGTAAAGTTAATGATAGCATAGATGAAATATGCACCAGAGATGTATCCGGATATAAGAATGGGGAGAATTTAAAAAGAGAAGAAGCAGACACAAAACAGAAAATGTACAGTTAGCTACTTGATCACCTTGCCCTTGTAGTGACCACTCAGAACATCAGTAACCTGTTGTGAACCTTCTATGCCAGTTCAAGACTAATGCCAACAGGAAAAAGCATAAAAAGGAGtaatacgaagaaaaaaaatggttaatAAACAATTAACGAACAGAAAAAGAACCAACAAACTCCAAAGTCACAACATAGTTTACATCTGGTTCTCTGTGATCAGAAAAATTAAGAACTACACCTAACTGTCAATTGAGACCCAGAAGGCACAAAAAAATTTATTCCTCTCTTTTCTCCAAGAGAATATTAATGTAATCATCGCCGCTATTTAAACCAACCAATATAAAACGTCTGTCCTGTCTCGCTCATAAGAAGTGGTGAAAATTGAGCTCTGAGATAAGTACCTACCTCTTCTTTAAAAAACAGCCAGTCATTACCTCTTTTATGTCACGATAAAGGCTGCATCTAGCTCCACCTCCGCCggtcttcctcttcatcaacgGGAATATACCACGCCGGCCTTCGCTTGGAATTGCTTAGCCTGTAATTCAGTAGGACCTCTTCATCGCGAAGTGCCCTCGTGGCCACTAGAACAAGACACTTCAGAACAGGAACATCTGATGTACTTTCAGTGGAACTCCTTGATTTAAACCAAAAAGAACCAAATCTCTTCATCTTCACAGGTTCATCGTCTCTTCCAAACAATATATTCGGGATATAAGTTCTCATTTCCCTCTCAGTTAATGGAAAATCATAAGGGCAGACCATCACATTTGGGGCCATATCTTTCCCAGGGTGATTCGCAAAATGGCCTAATGCTAGTGGGTTTCGTCGCTCCAATATCTCCATTCCAATTTCTCTTCTACCACCTTCTAAAGGCTTACTAAGCATCTTCCACATCCTATCAGAACCTTTGTCAGCACCTTGTGAGAGATTGAGATGAAATTCTGGTACAGTTAACCCATCCCATAGTTCACGCAAATCCGCACCTTCTCCCCATGGTTGTGCATTGATCACAGTGCCATCATATCTCGTGATCAAATATGGGTTTTCAGCATCAACTCGTGGATACCCCGGAATGTAACGGTAATAAGCTGGCGAATACACTACACCAGGATAGAAGGCTATCACTGATCCAACTTCAGcttcaccatcaataaataaaccTCTGCCAGCTTCTTTGTGGGAGATTTGAGATGGTTTCAGTTCAAGAGTGTATCCCATATGCTTTTTTAAGCTTTTTGACAGCTCAGCTCGTAATAATGGTTGTGTTTCAGGCACAACTGTACtgaaaaacaagaaatatcaGAATCCAAAGCACAAGTGTCTAGAGAATATTTGTTGTGATGTAGGATACTAAAATCCACTCACCGGGTTGGTTAGAAGGAGTTGCAACTCCACCAACAGCAAGACTGAGCCCACTACGACGAGGTACTGCATTTGCCTGTACTGAAGAATTAAGTGACTCATCTGACCTCTTGGACGTCGGAAGCAGAATGTCATCCATTGATTTGGAGAAGGTTCTGATGTGAGAATGGATGTTTTCTTGGACTTGTTTCTGCTGATCAGTTAGAGACGCTTTGCCAGCCAATTCGATAATCTCCTCCGCATCCTTCTCAACTGCATTCTCTCCCAAGCAGTTATAGCTGAAAGGAGACATTAACTATAAGGAAAAAACATAACCTGCCAAAAATACACTTAAGACATTGCAAGAAATATGAAACCAAATATCTAGTGAAACAAATTGTGGGGCATCAAACTGAAATACATTTTTACAAGCGGAAAAGTGAAAGAAAATTAATGATAACAACCTGGTGTAGAGGAAGAGTTTATTGACATCTGCTTCAAACTGAAGTTGCCTCGGATCCTTGGCAAATGTTGAACTCTTTGCAAGAGCACTAACAGCCTGGAAGAGTTGCGTCCAAGATATCAACAAACAGCAAGAGAAAAACGAGTCAATTCAGCcattaatgaaaaaaataaatctgTTTCTATAACGAAAGCAATTCATATCAAGACATCATGTCTCAGGAGTCAAGTCTGCTTTATCTATCCTACCAACACCCAAACTTATCTAGCAGTTTGAGAAATTCTTCTTGAACTCTTAATCCTTTGAAATTCTAGCTAAAAACTCACCATAGATTTCGTTTCACTAAAAAATGTACATGCTATTCTAATATGGTATCCACTCAACATAGTAAGTTCAATTAAGTGAAGAAAAGATGCAAGGTGGATATGGTGGTGATAAAGGTCTCCAGATAGAACCATAGAAGTAAACTGCGTATAGGCTAACCCCAACGAGTTAATGAAAAATCCAGTTCTCTAGTTCCAAACCCTTTGTCCAGATTAAGCCTAACAAGTATTTCAAAGTTAATGCCACCAAATTAGCAGAACAAGAAAATATCAAACTCCTGATGCCCCATTTTGACTGTTAACCGCCAAACCAGCCTCTTTAGTGTTAATTTACTAAAAATGTTAACAGCATCCTTCTAAGAATTTCATTCAGCCACTCACCGAAAAATGGAAACTAGGTTTAATTGGAAACAAAGATGCACCACCAAGTTCTTTGCAAAAATCCTAACTTAACCTTGTACAGAAAAGAAGCAAGAATAGAGATATGCCTCGTGTAATCCTCTTCAACTATGTATATTTTGGGTTTCAATCCTTCATTTACACTAATTCACAGATTATCTCGTTTTCCAATTACAAACATCAACTAAACAAAAACTAAATTGATCTGAATAATGCTATCGAGATCGATCATAAAAACCCAAGTGAAATGAACTACAAGAGAACTAATGAAGATCATTATCTAGGGTTTCAAGAAACCACTTACCTTTTGAAATTTCTGAAACAAAAATGCCATGTGAAAGGATCCAGTTGATTATgtgcctgagctgctgctgctggacTTATTTTCTTAGAGACACTTGAGCTAGTTTTTAAGCCCGGCGATTCATTTACGAGACAGACGAGTTGATATAATAGAATTGGCCGTAATGTACCATTTCTCTTAGGGTGACTTCCCTCTACATGCTAGTCTTAGAGCAACTCGGGTGGGTGGGCACAGGGCAAACAAGCTAATTTGCCAATTCCCACCCCCACAGTGATCATCTCAACTTGAGACGATCGAGTTATTCTTAGCCGATCGTCCAAGAGTAGGCCGATCCGCGGCGACTATCATCATCTCAGAATTTGCCGGCCGGCGCCCCTTGAGCCTATGACGACTAGTTTTACGGTCATAGTCTCATCATCTAATAAATTTGACTATTTTCACTCCCAAAATTAAAACTTTTACATCCAAAATTTCTTACAGCTTCGCTTTAACTTTGATCATGAAAATACCTCTCAGAGTTTGTATGCTTAAGAAAGAAGATTTAGTTATCTGTGGAGCTTATGTTTTTCCATAATGATTAAGCCATGTCgaacacacagaacggagtctgttaataatggatgatcacaagttgtctttagatataaagaaAGTTCTAGAGATCTCGtctatactttgatctagtttgagtgacccttatgtcagaagagaagtctctcaagaataatcaaactaggtgcaatcaaattttcaacaaccgttagtcaatcaaatcaaaaataaaaaaataaaataacaatgcaattatctagtttcccaccaatgttactcgtagagcttcttgatcccacaaaagtctttaaacgagcggtcctaagagattttgcctaattagggtacttttctctccggatagacggctccaccagaaacaacacgaatgaagttcgcctggctcttaggatagatTGCAAGAAATGCAGattcaactatttatagaccagggttgtttggacaccaaggaaattcaaaaatcgaaaatattctcaagatatgcaataagtacctaatttttgtttccataattccaactaatatccaacctgtaattctgaaatctctctttAAAAAATATCTAATgttagtttagcacttaactaatataactttccaagaaatatgttttgattgctggaaaatgaaaaaaatataatcGAAAATCTTATTTAAAAGtttctcaatatttcggtttgggatcaccttgagtatcaatgaatgtctttgaacaataaaagataagaattacatACATGTTCAAATTATATCGACATCTGAAACTTTCTTATTTAGCAAACCGTAATTCCAAACTTATACAAAACTGTCAGTAATATATGAATGTTGGAAattggttctaccatgactcctaatatAGGTCAAGATTGGTTCTACTAAGTCTCcatatataggtagggatcggttctatcaTGAATCCCAACATAAgcatcggttctaccatgactctcgATATaaataaggatcggttctaccaagactctcaacataagttataTCGGTTTTACCGTGTATCCCAAactaggtaaggatcggttctaccataactCTGAACATAATTTAAGATCAGTTTTACCAAAGTTCTGAactgaaaacactgggggtaccaaaatacaccaccaactttttcgtaggaaatctgtatggataaactcaacacaactccgagagttaaaactcaaagaaggaaagtgtctagagttatctctctctctctctcgttgTTACAACATTTACAGAActgaatctgtgaacctaacatttaccaaagaccaatgtccaaggatcaatcaagtcttatctaacaaacaaggtcggacatatctactgtgattgatcaatgtacaacctatgatatttcaattataaagataaacaatataatgcggaaaaagaaataacacaaacaccataaattttgttaacgaggaaatcgcaaatacataaaaaaacccgggacctagtccaaattgaacatcaaactgtattaagccgctacagacactaacctactaccaattaactttggtttggaatgtagttgagcccgaactcagtttcccactgattcaggtacattcg
The nucleotide sequence above comes from Papaver somniferum cultivar HN1 chromosome 8, ASM357369v1, whole genome shotgun sequence. Encoded proteins:
- the LOC113303415 gene encoding uncharacterized protein LOC113303415, whose product is MAFLFQKFQKAVSALAKSSTFAKDPRQLQFEADVNKLFLYTSYNCLGENAVEKDAEEIIELAGKASLTDQQKQVQENIHSHIRTFSKSMDDILLPTSKRSDESLNSSVQANAVPRRSGLSLAVGGVATPSNQPVVPETQPLLRAELSKSLKKHMGYTLELKPSQISHKEAGRGLFIDGEAEVGSVIAFYPGVVYSPAYYRYIPGYPRVDAENPYLITRYDGTVINAQPWGEGADLRELWDGLTVPEFHLNLSQGADKGSDRMWKMLSKPLEGGRREIGMEILERRNPLALGHFANHPGKDMAPNVMVCPYDFPLTEREMRTYIPNILFGRDDEPVKMKRFGSFWFKSRSSTESTSDVPVLKCLVLVATRALRDEEVLLNYRLSNSKRRPAWYIPVDEEEDRRRWS